Proteins from a single region of Sesamum indicum cultivar Zhongzhi No. 13 linkage group LG5, S_indicum_v1.0, whole genome shotgun sequence:
- the LOC105162135 gene encoding cucumber peeling cupredoxin, whose amino-acid sequence MAFNRRLLLAAVLLAAAAVFGQLVGNADAATYVVGDSLGWTIPPGGPVAYSTWASQHEFKVGDVLVFNFSTGLHDAAYVTKAGYDGCSSNSPIALATVGPASFTLNSTGEHHYICTFGQHCSLGQKLAINVTAASTPTAPAPAPSSPTTPPSPAPTPAPSGSLSPSPSPSAPGAPSPSPSAPGAPSSAPTPSGSATPPPSPTPGASPGSSPPPSPPSEVSPPPPSNSATLTTISAPFIMFASIAFGLMI is encoded by the exons ATGGCATTCAATCGCCGGTTGCTTTTGGCTGCAGTGCTGctggcggcggcggcggtgTTCGGTCAGCTGGTCGGAAACGCCGATGCAGCCACATATGTGGTCGGCGACAGCTTGGGCTGGACGATTCCTCCCGGCGGCCCCGTCGCGTACTCCACCTGGGCTTCTCAGCATGAATTCAAAGTCGGAGATGTTCTGG TGTTCAACTTCAGCACAGGGCTACACGATGCCGCCTATGTGACAAAGGCAGGATATGACGGATGCAGCTCCAACAGCCCCATTGCGCTCGCAACAGTCGGCCCGGCCAGTTTCACTCTCAACTCCACCGGCGAGCATCACTACATTTGCACATTCGGCCAGCATTGTTCCTTGGGACAAAAACTGGCTATCAATGTAACTGCTGCCTCAACCCCTACAGCTCCGGCTCCTGCACCGTCTTCCCCTACCACACCGCCCTCTCCAGCTCCAACGCCGGCACCGTCAGGATCACTTTCACCATCACCTTCACCGTCAGCACCAGGAGCTCCATCACCTTCACCATCAGCACCAGGAGCACCATCATCAGCTCCCACGCCTAGCGGCAGTGCCACTCCTCCTCCATCACCGACTCCAGGAGCATCCCCCGGATCCAGTCCTCCACCTTCCCCTCCATCGGAGGTGAGCCCACCGCCGCCTTCCAACTCTGCTACCCTCACAACTATAAGTGCTCCATTTATCATGTTTGCGTCCATCGCCTTTGGCCTCATGATCTAG
- the LOC105162179 gene encoding uncharacterized protein LOC105162179: MEVYVDNMLEIQNEVESDEVHLWSDKRKFLGYLVSERGIEMNPEKIEAILKLKLPTNIKEVQKLTGKLASLNRFISKSSDRNLPFFKVLRKTKNFEWTDECEQAFQDLKTYLRSPPLLANPKGNEVFYVYLAVSENAVSLALGAEKEYVQIEKLALALIVTARKLRPYFQGHRIVVLTNHPLRNVLARPEASGRLVKWVVELGEFDIEYQARTALKGQVLADFMVELIGEPEIGSRLDKWMLHVDGSSNAGNGGIGILIQGPENVEIEVAARLSFSVTNNEAEYEALIMGLELSLEAGAKDLEVFTDSQLVALQIEGTYETKEERMILYHTKAKSIMSKFNKCQVHQIPRHENDRADSLSKFGATLSGIRDRKITVMVKETSAIAEGVDVNTASEKLSWKDEIVRYLKEGILSADSIAARRLKARSARFTLVDEQLYKRTIEGPLLKCLDPEKAEYVMKEIHEGSCGNHSGGRSLAQKVISQGYFWPTLVKDTKELVKRCEACQKFAAQIHAPATQMEPVKITCPFDQWGIDILGPFPTARSQKKFIVVAVEYFSKWVETEV; this comes from the exons ATGGAGGTTTATGTTGACAATATGCTG GAAATTCAGAATGAAGTTGAATCCGATGAAGTGCACCTTTGGAGTGACAAGAGGAAATTTCTGGGCTATCTAGTCAGCGAACGTGGAATTGAGATGAACCCCGAGAAAATAGAGGCAATACTGAAGCTGAAGTTGCCAACCAACATTAAAGAGGTCCAGAAACTTACTGGTAAGCTTGCTTCTCTCAAtcgttttatttcaaaatcctCGGATAGAAATCTACCTTTCTTTAAAGTGTTGAGAAAGACCAAGAATTTTGAGTGGACGGATGAGTGTGAACAAGCGTTTCAAGACTTAAAAACATACCTGCGCTCACCACCGCTACTAGCAAATCCAAAGGGAAATGAGGTGTTTTATGTATACCTGGCTGTTTCGGAGAATGCAGTTAGTTTGGCGTTG GGAGCGGAGAAGGAGTATGTGCAGATCGAGAAGCTAGCACTTGCGCTTATTGTAACAGCCCGTAAATTGCGACCTTATTTCCAAGGTCATCGCATAGTCGTCCTAACCAATCATCCGCTCCGTAATGTACTGGCGCGACCAGAAGCCTCGGGTAGGCTTGTGAAGTGGGTAGTAGAGCTGGGGgaatttgatattgaatatcaAGCACGTACGGCATTGAAAGGACAAGTATTAGCAGATTTTATGGTTGAGCTCATTGGTGAGCCTGAGATCGGGTCCAGGCTGGACAAGTGGATGTTGCACGTGGATGGATCCTCTAATGCGGGAAATGGAGGAATCGGGATATTGATACAAGGTCCGGAAAATGTAGAGATCGAGGTCGCAGCACGACTATCTTTCTCGGTCACCAATAACGAGGCTGAATATGAAGCTCTTATCATGGGTTTGGAGTTGTCACTAGAAGCGGGTGCAAAAGATCTAGAAGTCTTCACAGATTCACAGCTTGTTGCTTTACAGATAGAGGGGACTTATGAGACCAAAGAAGAGCGCATGATATTGTACCACACCAAAGCAAAATCCATAATGTCCAAATTTAACAAGTGCCAGGTGCATCAAATCCCACGACATGAAAATGACAGAGCCGATTCATTATCGAAGTTTGGGGCTACTCTATCAGGAATTAGAGATCGCAAGATTACAGTGATGGTCAAGGAAACGTCCGCGATCGCCGAAGGTGTTGATGTTAATACGGCGAGCGAAAAACTATCATGGAAGGATGAAATTGTTCGATACTTGAAAGAGGGAATTTTATCGGCTGATTCCATTGCTGCACGGAGATTGAAAGCAAGATCAGCTCGTTTCACATTGGTTGATGAACAGTTATACAAGAGGACCATAGAAGGACCCTTGTTGAAATGTCTTGATCCGGAGAAAGCTGAATACGTGATGAAGGAAATTCACGAAGGAAGTTGTGGGAATCACTCTGGGGGAAGGTCATTAGCACAAAAAGTTATCAGTCAAGGGTATTTTTGGCCAACCCTGGTGAAAGACACAAAAGAATTGGTCAAGAGATGCGAGGCCTGTCAAAAGTTTGCAGCACAAATTCATGCACCAGCGACCCAAATGGAACCAGTTAAGATCACTTGTCCCTTCGATCAATGGGGGATAGACATCTTAGGACCTTTCCCCACCGCGCGATCTCAGAAGAAATTCATTGTGGTGGCTGTGGAGTATTTTTCTAAATGGGTAGAAACAGAGGTGTAG
- the LOC105162177 gene encoding uncharacterized protein LOC105162177 — protein sequence MKDGEWLGAGRTRDHESGKDPRQNADCSRDPPYRPKYHRYTPLNTTRTKALLTVEKSDMLKWPRHTKFTPAKKFLGKYCKFHRERGHDTEECYQLKDEIERLIRQGYFKELVLKCRAEETVVRRSRSRSPDRRQDKGKGVLKEANLGKGGDSGRSRKRQNRNVQHDQLIANIEPEEEITFGNKDVAGRVGSQNDPMVIRLDIANFTVRKVLIDNGSLTDIILRDVLVKMGLENVELEPVRTPLVGFGGTEIVPLGTLDLLVSIGEEPRKKTLMIKFLVVDTPFAYNVIPGRPGLNAFRAIVSTYHLKVKFPTRAGIGEVVCDQEEARKCYNLSLKKGESTDKRRKLDVIIGGD from the exons ATGAAAGATGGGGAGTGGTTAGGTGCTGGAAGGACCCGCGACCACGAATCTGGGAAAGATCCGAGGCAAAACGCTGATTGCTCTCGCGACCCTCCATACCGACCAAAATACCACCGATACACACCCTTGAACACTACCCGAACAAAGGCGCTGTTGACTGTAGAAAAGTCAGATATGTTAAAATGGCCCCGCCATACGAAATTCACGCCAGCTAAAAAATTTTTGGGTAAGTATTGTAAATTTCACCGCGAGCGTGGGCATGACACGGAAGAGTGTTATCAATTGAAAGACGAGATTGAGAGGCTGATAAGACAAGGGTATTTTAAAGAGCTAGTGTTAAAATGCCGTGCTGAGGAAACTGTGGTTCGGAGAAGTAGATCTAGGAGTCCCGACAGGAGGCAAGATAAAGGAAAAGGTGTGCTAAAAGAAGCTAATCTGGGAA AAGGGGGCGATTCTGGGAGATCTAGAAAGCGGCAGAATAGAAATGTTCAGCATGATCAACTCATTGCAAATATTGAGCCAGAGGAGGAAATTACGTTTGGGAACAAGGATGTGGCAGGAAGAGTGGGGTCGCAAAACGATCCTATGGTGATCAGACTCGATATAGCCAACTTTACCGTCCGGAAAGTTCTGATTGATAATGGAAGTTTAACGGATATCATCCTCCGGGATGTTCTTGTCAAGATGGGGTTAGAAAACGTGGAGTTAGAACCTGTGAGAACCCCGCTAGTTGGGTTTGGTGGCACTGAGATTGTGCCATTGGGAACCCTTGATCTACTCGTGTCTATAGGAGAAGAACCTCGAAAAAAAACGCTGATGATCAAATTCTTAGTTGTAGACACGCCCTTTGCATATAATGTAATCCCTGGAAGACCTGGGCTGAATGCATTCCGAGCAATAGTGTCTACGTACCATCTGAAAGTAAAATTTCCAACGAGAGCTGGAATAGGTGAGGTGGTTTGCGACCAGGAAGAAGCGCGTAAATGCTATAACTTATCCCTGAAAAAGGGTGAAAGCACGGataaaaggagaaaattaGATGTTATTATAGGAGGAGACTAG